A genomic segment from Oncorhynchus clarkii lewisi isolate Uvic-CL-2024 chromosome 12, UVic_Ocla_1.0, whole genome shotgun sequence encodes:
- the LOC139421138 gene encoding voltage-dependent L-type calcium channel subunit beta-1-like: MHSSRGQLRAGGGRGLSRQDTFDSETQGSRDSAYTEAGDSCMDIETDPYEESEMYRGVGGGGSRLHLAQHHGRQASWEDEGAEPDQENLNHPPMASHTQPGQHGRAKLRERYCQEPGDTGTNMGRNKNQEDWGRDVYIR, translated from the coding sequence ATGCACTCCTCACGGGGTCAGCTACGGGCAGGGGGTGGGAGGGGCCTGTCCCGGCAGGACACCTTCGACTCTGAGACTCAGGGCAGTCGAGACTCGGCCTACACTGAAGCAGGGGACTCTTGCATGGACATTGAGACCGACCCCTACGAGGAGTCTGAGATGTACCGCGGGGTAGGGGGCGGGGGCAGCCGCCTCCACCTGGCCCAGCACCATGGCCGGCAGGCCTCCTGGGAAGACGAGGGGGCCGAGCCGGACCAGGAGAACCTCAACCACCCTCCCATGGCCTCCCATACCCAGCCTGGGCAACATGGCCGGGCCAAGCTAAGAGAGAGGTACTGCCAGGAACCCGGGGACACCGGCACCAACATGGGCCGCAACAAGAATcaggaggactgggggagggaCGTGTACATCCGctga